DNA from Paraburkholderia sp. ZP32-5:
GACAGCGTGCCGCCGCGGGTGTCGATTTCGCCGCTATAGACGTCGGTGCTGAACTTCACGAGTTGCGATTGCGCGGCCGCCGGCGTATTGCCGGGCGCGGCTGCGTTGGTGGCCGGCAGATCGGCCGGCTGGGTTTCCGGCGTCGTGGTTCCCGGGGCGGCGCTGGCGACCGTCTTGGTCGGCGTGGCGCTCGGGAAGAACATCGACGGGCGTCCGTGGTCGCGTTGCCAGTTGTCGAACAGCATGACAGCTGACATGAAAAAGATGACCCATAGGACGGTGCGTTTGATATCCATGCGTTGTCTCAGTGTCGATGGAACGGCGCGTCAGCGCTTTTCAGAAGTGGGTGGCGGGACGAGATCGATGCCGCCCGCGGAAAACGGGTGACAGCGGCAAACACGCCTCACGGCGAGATAAGTCCCGCGCGCGGCGCCATGATACTGGATTGCCTCGCGCGCGTACTCAGAACAGGAAGGATAAAAACGGCACCGGTTGCCGAGCATGGGGCTGACGGCAAGCTTGTAAAAACGCAATAAAGCGATGAGTACCGTTTGCATGACAGGTGCGGCCGGATCGTGCCGCGCAACGTGGAGTACCGGGCGACGCCCGCCCCCTGAAGCTGCCGGCGCAACGCCCGTTGCAGCGGCCATGGTGGTGCGGACGGTCGCTGCGTCATTCCGTCCTGGGCGCT
Protein-coding regions in this window:
- the yidD gene encoding membrane protein insertion efficiency factor YidD, with product MQTVLIALLRFYKLAVSPMLGNRCRFYPSCSEYAREAIQYHGAARGTYLAVRRVCRCHPFSAGGIDLVPPPTSEKR